Genomic DNA from Oncorhynchus clarkii lewisi isolate Uvic-CL-2024 chromosome 5, UVic_Ocla_1.0, whole genome shotgun sequence:
TTCTGTGAAGGACGGTATTAGCAGAACAGCTCTCTCTGCCAAGTCTGCTACAGACACCGCACATTTCCTTGCTCGTCAATGCACTCGCGCCTACTACCGTTGCGGAGATCAAAGCATGTGCAGGCAAGTAAGTGTGCTCGCATAGTTGACTAAACACTATAGCTAACTACCTTTGTTGTAATGATGCCTTAGCTAAGGAGCTAAAGACTAAACAATCGTGGCTTACCTAGCACATAaaattttttgaaaatgtatttgacaAACAGTTCTCCATTTTGCCTACCCTTTACTCCTCACACGTCACTGGTATCAACGGACAAAGTGGAGAGCTGCCATCCAGCTCGAGGGAGGAAAATAGTGTTAACTCAAAATGACAAGGTTCCAGTTGAACAAAGTATACTATACCATATGAACACACTACAAGGTAGCCATCGCACACCAGGCTAGGTCCATCAACAGCAAGCCTTCCCGCGCACGCGCACTCAACATGAACTTAACAGTCTCCCACTTTTCTTTAAAGACAAAtaaaacatcaacaacataatTAAATGTCCAAGTATTATTCAAGTTCCCCATTACAAATCGATTGtgtgaaaaatatatttatattactCAAGCTGCCACTTTGCATTTACTGAGTGCCTATAGGAGCACAAAACCAGATGCTCCTTTTTTTAGCCAGACAGTCAGCAAGCTGTTCCTTTGTGGTCGACCACAGAATCCGCTGGATTCTCTGTGCTTGAATAAGTTCCTTGATGCTGCTAAACTCAAGACAAAGTCTATTCTCTGTGACAGACTTGGTTGACGTCACAGCATCAACTAATGAGTAGTTGTCAGTGACACAAACTACAGGTAGAATGTGCCGTTTTGTCTCGCCAGTGGTAAGCTCTGAGAACAGAGTTGCAAGAAAGATTGCATTGTCAATTCCATCCGCAAGAGCAAGAGTTTCTCCAGCAAGTGTGCTTCGGACAACCCTTCTGATCCTTTTTGACCGCCAACAGATAGGTGAGAATCTTCCTCCTTCACCCATTAACACGATTAGATGTCCACCGTGTGCCTCCATCTGTAAGGTTCCCTAGCGAAGCATCACTGAAGACAACTAGTTTCAAAAAGTCATATTTTCCAACATGCTGAAACTTTTAAAAAGTCACTTGTTGTGAGTTCAGTTGACAAACAACTTTGTTCGCCTCATGAATGGTTTGTACAGTGGCGTGTTTTGTGTTAGATGCCAAGTTGCAACCATCAAACATTACATCAGGTCTACTCTGTCTAGCAACCCATAGAATTTGTCCTATCTTTGACCTCAATTGATCAGCTTCAATTCCACAGAGGGGAATTCCTTTGTGCGGCTCTTGAAGGATCCATGTGGATGGGTTGAAGATTCTTGATATAGCTCTCCTGTTGCATCAGTATTGTTCCATCAACTGTAATCAACTCTATGCCAACAAACATTATCATGCTCCTCACGGCCGACCTGGAAAACAGCTTTGCGGTGTGGAATCACAGTTGTAGCAAAGGTCTGTGAGCCACGCCAGATAAAGTCATCAACATGACAGGCAAGTACTCCAGTCACATTGCAGTCTTGATCAAGCCAATAGAAGACTGCAGGATCCACTTGTGACATTTTTCCACCTGTATTCAGCATTcttgccttgactttgttgtaccaGTAGAGTGATGCATCTgccagtccacacacacacttttttttaagTTTCCACAGTGTTCCTTTCTGTCTTAGCTTCAGGCGGAGGTCGGATGTGAATGTCCCTTGACAGCTTTGTTCCCTGCAAAAATGCAGATTTGATGTCTATGGAATTCAGTTTCCATTTCTTCTGGCAGATCACCATCATCAGCAATCTGAGTGACTCTGAGGCGCATGTCGGTGAGTCTTTTGGGAGTTGTTTAGCAGCCAGCTCCTCTAAACCTCTAGCCACTAGACATGCTTTAGGAACTATTCCAGTTAAGGATTCTTTAAAGGGTACACACCCACCTTGTTGAGACACTTTTGACTAATGTCTTTGACTTCCTCAAATACTCAATTTTTCCTCCAATTAATGAGCTCATCATGTGTCAAATGACATCCTTTGTTTCAAGTACATCATCATTTTGAATGTCATTCTGTTTTTCTCAATTTTCCATTCGTTCAATTCTGAGATTATCTACAAGTGACAGGTCAGCTGACCCTGTTATACCAGAAAGTGTAGCTGGTTCAGAGTACTGCAAGTTGTACCAGTTCTGGTGTTTTCCTTTGGCTTTTCCTGCTCGTCCAATGACGGTTGCTGTATGTGGAATACCACTTTCTCTGTCCAGTTTTAAGATTGGAACAACCATGTTCTCTTAACACGTGTGGCTGTTGTTGAATGTTTTCCTCATTTGAACGCTCAACAGTATTATCTGTGGCATGGTTGAAGGTCTCTGCTCTATTTCCTGTGTCAGTTTCAGTGTCCATATCATTGGATGCGACATCTGGTAGGTTTGTGTTTGTTACTGTGTCCTTTTTGTCATTTTTTCATTAGGAGACAGAGGGGCTGTTGCTGAGAATCAATCTTGATAATTTACTTTCCGCAATCTTGAGTGATGGACCCTGACTATGGTGCACCCTGACTATGGTGCCTCCGTGCCTCACAAATATCACCACACCATCTTGGCCAATGACTACTCCCAGTCCATTTCACTCTTGACAGTCAACTCGTTTGTAGTACACTTTGTTTCCAGTCTCGTATTTCTCATCGGTGGGTCGTAGCGGTTTCCGCAGAGCCCTGCGAATTCTCTCTGAGCACTCTGCTTCGGTGGACGCTTTTCTCGCTGCATGTAGTGCTGAAAGGTGCTGTCCCACCCCCATGCACCCACACTGGTCCCCTCTAGTGCTGGTGGCTTGTCAACCAGTACAGAGGGAAGATGGGGTTCTGCCCGAACACTAGTTGCTATGGGCTGTAACCATGAAGATTGTGCAGTGAGTTTTCTTGCATTCAAAGCCCAATCTAGGGCTGTTTTACAGTCACATCCATTGCCTTGCTTCACTTATAGCATGATCTCGGTGAGTGTTTGATTGTGTCTCTCCATAAGTCCATTGCTCCATGGTCTGTATGCAGCAGTTGTCTTTACTTCCATGTTGAAGTTCTCTGCCATTTCTCTTATTTCATTATTATTGAATTCTCCTCCATTGTCACTGTATAATTTCTGGGGCGGGCCAAGCAAGCACACTTATCCAGGAATGAATGAAGTGCTTGATAATttcactgtatttattttattcacAATGCTTCCAGCACTGAAGCGTGCAAAGCTCATGTAGATTTACCTAGCTCATGTAGATATACAGCCACTGTTTCATTGTACTTGGAAGCCAGTGGCAAACCAACAGCTGGTCTGGGCTTAGGTTTACTGTATTTTTGACATGTCTCACAGCTGTTAAATATCTGCTGCAGAATGGAAATACTCTCATCATCATTATTCCCTGAACTGCTGAGTACTTCCTGAAGTCTGGATATGCTACAGTTGACAAACTGTTTGTGAAGCTATAACAATagtttgtgtttttctgtgttcaaGTTGTCTGTGACTGTCAGAATCTCCATGTGCTCTGTGTCCATTAGAATCTTAtctttgcatggactctgtgtgatGTCTTTGTTTAAAATGTTGACACAATAGTGGCCTGAGGTAGTAAGTTCAAGAGTCACTGGTTGTTTAAACATCACTGCCGTGTCATTTTGTATGTCTAGTCCCTTCTTGAGGGAAGCTTTGCTTAATTGTAAGGGGGTATCTGTAGGGACCACCTCTGTTTCAATGTGACACTTAGTCTGACCAATTTTTGCTGGTATCTTAACTCTCTTGGTAGAATGGacgattctcccatctccaaattTGAAAGCTCTGTTGCTTGGTGTCTCAATCATATTTTGTACCCCTTTCATATTTAGTTCACGGACATAGCTATCAAGCCATTTTGCACCACACACTGTCCGTGTACATGCAGTATCAATCACAGCAGAGCCTAAGGATTCAACTATTAAAATCTCAGTATCGGAAGCAGATTAGTTTGAAAACAGTGTAATGTTACACTGCTCTCTCTATCTATGTTTTCACATTTTCCTGTTAGCTTAACTTGTTCATTTTATGAGGACAGTCTTTAACCCAATGGTAAGTGCTTCGACAAATAGCACATTTTGATCTCCTTCCATATTTGCCCAGACGATTTGTGCCGGGCAATGGCGCCCCCTTCTGGTTGTCTTGAGAACGTGACTTGTTTGCGCCTTTTCTCTGCTGCTCAGTGTAATATGCTGCGTCACTCACTTGCAGTCCATCTGTTATTGGCGCGACAGATGTCAAAAGTCAGCACAGTACAAGCAGTCGAAGCCAACTGAACCATGTCGTACTTGCGCATCCTATTGTACACCTCTGTTCGAAATCAATGGTATCGGAAGCAGATTAATATCGGAAGTAGATTAGTTTGAAAACAGTGTAATGTTACACTGCTCTATCTATGTTTTCACATTTTCCTGTTAGCTTAACTTGTTCATTTTTATGAGGACAGTCTTTAACCCAATGGTAAGTGCTTCGACAAATAGCACATTTTGATCTCCTTCCATGTTTGCCCAGACGATTTGTGCCGGGCAATGGCGCCCCCTTCTGGTTGTCTTGAGAACGTGACTTGTTTGCGCCTTTTCTCTGTTGCTCAGTGTAATATGCTGCGTCACTCACTTGCAGTCCATCTGTTATTGGCGCGACAGACGTCAAAAGTCAGCACAGTACAAGCAGTCGAAGCCAACTGAACCATGTCGTACTTGCGCATCCTATTGTACCTCTGTTCGAAATCAATGGTGTAGTCCGTCATTGCAACCGAAATATCTCTCGTAACACTGTCAAAGTTTGAATATGCCTCGTAGGCACGGTCTTTCTCTTCTTTAACCTcttagagctctaggggcgctatttcatttttggataaaaaacgttcccgttttaagcgcgatattttgtcacgaaaagatgctcgactatgcatattcttgacagttttggaaagaaaacactctgaagtttcagaatctgcaaagattttgtctgtaagtgccccagaactcattctacaggcgaaaccaagatgatgcatcacccaggaattagcagaatttctgaagctctgttttccattctctccttatatggctgtgattgcgcaaggaatgagcctacactttctgtcgttcgcccaaggtcttagcagcattgtgacgtatttgtaggcatatcattggaagattggccataagagactacattttccagaggtccgcccggtgtcctttgtctaaatttgtgcgtaatcttcaggtgcaggcattttctcctgggattcaggagagaaagcatgtttccaagaacgatgtatcaatgaagagatatgtgaaaaacaccttgatgattgattctaaacaacgtttgccatgttttcagtcgatattatggagttaatttggaaaaaagtttgcgttttgaggactgaatttatggattttttttggtagccaaatgtgatgtataaaacggagctatttctaatacacaaggaatctttttggaaaaactgagcatctgctatctaactgagagtatcctcattgaaaacatcagaagttcttcaaaggtaaatgattttatttgaaggcttttatgtttttgttaatgttgcgtgctggatgctaacgctaatgctaacgctaaatgctaacgcgaaatgctaactctagctagctacttttacacaaatgattgttttcctatggttgagaagcatattttgaaaatctgagatgacagtgttgtttacaaaaggctaagcttgagagatggcatatttatttcatttcatttgcgattttcataaatagttaacgttgtgttatgctaatgagcttgctgatagatttacacaatcctggatacagggtttttttcatagctaaacgtgacgcagaaaacggagcgatttgtcctaaacaaataatctttcaggaaaaactgaacatttgctatctgagagtctcctcattgaaaacatctgaagttcttcaaaggtaaatgtttttttttaatgcttttctgtttttttgtgtaaatgttgccagctgaatgctaatgctaaatgctacgttagccatcaatactgttacacaaatgcttgttttgcaatggttgagaagcatattttgaaaatctgagatgacagtgttgttaacaaaaggctaagcttgagagctagcatatttatttcatttcatttgcgattttcatgaatagttaacgttgcgttatggtaatgagcttgagtctgtattcacgatcccggatccgggatggggagatcagaaaggttaagaaATACAGAATCCAGTGCTCTGATCAAGGGTGATGGTATGGAAACTTTGTTCAATTCCTCAACGGATATTTCCAGCGCTGTGTCTCTCGAACTTCGCTCGAGCGATAATACCACCGCAAGTGCTTGCTTTTTCGCGTCCAGATTAGTAACCCGTGTCCAGATTCCAAGTTCATTTTTCCAACTGTCGTACAACCTCTTCTTGTCGAAGCGAGGTGGTACATTGTAGTTAttaaccatcctctgctaccaatgTTAACTCGAAATGACACAACAACAAGGTTCCAGTTCAACAAAGTTTACTATGGCGTATGAACACACTACAAGGTAGCCATCGCACAACCAGGCTAGGTCCATCAACAGCAAGCCTTCCCGTGCAGGCGCACTCTTGACAGAGTGAAGGCCCCGTAATAACAGAAATATAGGGATACTTCAAACATGAACTTAACAAATAGTACTGCGACTACGGGGCGGACGGAGCGGAGAGCTAGAGATTTCTCTCCTTGCCCGTCCTCCAAATGTCTCAGCTCCAACTGCAGACAGTTGAGTCAAAAACCACAACGTGCAAACTAGAAGCCTATTTTTGCGTATTTGGGGGTAGTTTTTCATACCAGCATGCTTTGACCTCAAATGTCATCCATGGCATGCAAAAGGTCTGATATCGACATGCAACGAACGTCGCATCTTTTGTACTGGGGATGGACTGACAACGTGTTCCTCTGTGCTAGAGTCTGGTCGAGCAGCAACACAGAGCTCGGATCTCCCTACCTGGAACTTGTTGTCATCCTTGTCCTTGTTGCCGGTTCCCTTGGAGGTTCCACCAGGTTTGGAACTCTCCCCTCCTTTCGGTTTCTTAGCTGCTGGTTTCTCTGGCGCTGCTTGCTTTCTCTTCTTGGCCTACAACAGGGGTTCATTTCCACACATATAAAAATGTACTTTCTCTTCTGAAAGTACAAAAGGCAACCTCTGATTATAATATGAACAGTAGCAGGTTAGCGTTtttcgtcatgaatcttgttctggaggcagctctgcagtggTCACTAGCAGGCAaggccacaaagtcataaaatcagaATTTAAACTtgaccctagccttaaccctaaccacactgctaaccctaacacctaaccataaccttaaaattatgaccaaaaagcacatttttgttttcataaatttttacaatatagccccTTTTTTTACTTTGCAGAAGGTCCATCTAGCAGAAATCACTCAGTTCTGCCTCAAGGACATGACTCATCCCAGTAAACGTCAACCTGCTttggactcccgagtggcgcagcaggctaaggcactgcatctcagtgtgagaggcgtcattacagataccctagttcaaatccaggctataacatgctgtgattgggagtcgcaTAGAGCGGcgcagaattggcccagcgtcgtccgtgtttggctggcattgtaaataagaatgttcttaactgacttgcctagttaaatttaaaaaatctaatATATGCAGCTATATAAAAACCCAGCTTTGAATCTAGGTACACTACCGTTTGAAAGTTTGGGGTGACTTAGAAAAGTCCTTgttcttgaaagaaaagcacattttctgctattaaaataacatcaaattgtcaaattaatggaatatctacatagaggcCTACACAGAGGCCTATTATCAaccaccatcactcctgtgttccaatggcacgttgtgttagctaatccaagtttatcattttaaaccttTTATGTTagaatttcagaagaaaggtctttgtttcttgccattttgagcctgtaatctgcattgtcggaactagaagcacaagcatttcgctacactcgcattaacatctgctaaccacgtgtatatgacaaataaaatttgattagatttttaccTTGGTCTCAGCCTCACTGTCTGAGTCACTGGCACTGGCACTGCCAGAAGTAGATGACAGAACTTCCTTTGACTTGGGCATCCTGGGGAAAAAAAGATGATGCAATGGCTGAATAAATACCATCCTTTCGTAAGAATGTTATCAAAAATGATAATCAGTGACCTAGCCTAtaatgcactcttagaaaaaaggtgctaagtagaaccatacagggttcTTCGGTTTGTCCCCATAAGggaaccctttttagttctggGTAGAACCCTCTATGTACGGTTCCTCAAAGAGCACCCTGTATATGGTTCATCCTAGAACAATAACCATTTTGTCATCTAaaggttcttcctagaaccctctatgaacgGTTCCACCAGCTTTACTCGCCTTTAAAAATTGTATTATTTAGGACAAAACATTACATTTATCATCAGGCCTTTCATTGAGGAACTAGTCAAAGATTTGTTTAACTAAACCAAGATAaaccacagcctgtcgtttcaaatgggaacaaatgagccacagtgggcagaacaagcaaggaggttgGCAGAGTCAAGCACGAGCTAGCAAAATCCTAGTGGCGCATTCTAGCATGCATTTCCATATTTCCGTtggggaacgcctactctgtaaCGTGcatgtgtgcaataactcaatttgccTTTGAACTCCTTCTAAACAACCCAACATTGGC
This window encodes:
- the LOC139410053 gene encoding activated RNA polymerase II transcriptional coactivator p15-like is translated as MPKSKEVLSSTSGSASASDSDSEAETKAKKRKQAAPEKPAAKKPKGGESSKPGGTSKGTGNKDKDDNKFQIGKMRYVSVREFKGKCLIDIREYWMDQEGEMKPGRKGISLNPEQWNQLKDQISEIDDAVKAI